The nucleotide sequence TAATATCAGCTGGTGTTCTAAAAGGAAGAAAGGGAACATGCGTAATAACAATTAAAGACGATTTGATAAACGCAGGTGCAGAGTTTATCGACAAGGAAGTCGTCGTCGATGGAAATTGGGTAAGCTCAAGGCATCCTGGTGACCTATACGCCTGGATGAGAGAGTTTGTTAAGCTGCTGAAGTGATACTCTTTATAACTTTTTTTAATGGTAATTTTTATATACTTTTCTTGAGATTCTGTGACTAAGAATAACCACTGTTTATATAAACTATGATCACTAGACTTGCATGATGGAGGTGTAAAAATGGAAAAGAAAAGGCTTTGTCGTGCAAAGGATGAGAGAGTATTTTTGGGTGTTTTGGGAGGAATAGCAAAGTATCTTGATGTCGATCCTACAGTTGTAAGGATAATCTATATTGTTCTACTGTTTCTAGCCCCTGTAACGGCAATACTGCTCTACTTCGTTCTAGCCATCATAATGCCAGAAGAACCTGAGGAAGAGATATCTCTCGACAAGTTGCCTGAAAAAGCGGAAAAAATTGCAAAAGAAATTGATAAAACACTAACACAAGCATTTAGCTCTAAAAAGCCAGCCCCAACAGTTAAAGATCACAACAATGAAAAGCTCCTTGCAATAATTTTAATTATTCTCGGCGGGGTTTTGATTTTAAGAAAGATAACTCCCTTCATGTGGTATCTCCAAGGAGACGTTCTTTTAGCAACACTGTTGATTCTATTTGGAATATACTTGCTGATGAGGGGGTGAAAACATGGGAAGAACACTCGGACTTTTCCTTTTGTTTCTTGGAGCATTAATACTCCTTAAAAAGCTCTACCCCGAGACACTAACATATTTAGCTCCCTATGCTCATTACATAAAGGCATCATTTTGGGGTGTTGCTCTCGTTTGCTTTGGTTTATACTTGCTCTCAAAGAATAAAGCTTGGAGAACTACAATTAGTGTAATCTTTGTCCTCTATGTTGCCCTTTACCTAGTAATTCCTGACGTCAGCACTACTTCTTGGTACTCGATAGGAGATTGGTTTGCGGAGAAAATTGAGGGAGAAATGCACACCGTTGGAGAATTTCAAGCCTCTGAGCTGATTATCCAGAACATAGTGGCCGAAACTAAAATAGTAAGCACTGATGGGAACTCAATAAAAGTCACCTCAAATCTTCCTATTCAAGCAGAAGTAAATGGGAATGTCCTCATTCTTAAATGTACTAAGATGTGCAGCAGATATAAAAACGGCAAGCTGATTGTGGAAGTAGGCAAAGGACTCTTAAAGAGCCTTGAAATAAGCGACACTGTTGGAGATTATTATATAAATCTCAAAGACAGCCTAAGCCAAATCACGATAAAAAACACCGTTGGAAGATTCAGCATCTCACAGATGAGAAGTGAAAATCTT is from Thermococcus paralvinellae and encodes:
- a CDS encoding DUF4097 family beta strand repeat-containing protein, which codes for MGRTLGLFLLFLGALILLKKLYPETLTYLAPYAHYIKASFWGVALVCFGLYLLSKNKAWRTTISVIFVLYVALYLVIPDVSTTSWYSIGDWFAEKIEGEMHTVGEFQASELIIQNIVAETKIVSTDGNSIKVTSNLPIQAEVNGNVLILKCTKMCSRYKNGKLIVEVGKGLLKSLEISDTVGDYYINLKDSLSQITIKNTVGRFSISQMRSENLYLNDFVGDFNIEIEDCSQITIEDGIGDVTIDIPSEYKVIPVVRDSATKLEINSNESGTKTLELTIDSIIGRVKVS
- a CDS encoding PspC domain-containing protein; translation: MEKKRLCRAKDERVFLGVLGGIAKYLDVDPTVVRIIYIVLLFLAPVTAILLYFVLAIIMPEEPEEEISLDKLPEKAEKIAKEIDKTLTQAFSSKKPAPTVKDHNNEKLLAIILIILGGVLILRKITPFMWYLQGDVLLATLLILFGIYLLMRG